A region of uncultured Carboxylicivirga sp. DNA encodes the following proteins:
- a CDS encoding Crp/Fnr family transcriptional regulator: MELINYFKSHLTLTDDDELFINSMTQTETYKKGDIIREPYSKSKVIHFIHQGFARNYYVKNGKDITYFFLKDNSFTFSVDAVYFNAPTKYGLQAEEDLILTSFKYDDLMKMLERIPKMAHLYEIEMAKFIKQLSDKYYLIQFQSAQDRYNSMLKRYPDILLHVSLGHVASYLGITQETLSRIRTK, translated from the coding sequence ATGGAATTAATAAACTACTTCAAGTCACATTTAACACTAACTGATGATGATGAGCTATTTATTAATTCAATGACTCAAACCGAGACTTACAAAAAAGGAGACATTATCAGAGAACCCTACTCCAAATCGAAAGTTATACATTTCATTCACCAAGGATTTGCCCGCAATTATTACGTAAAAAACGGGAAAGACATTACTTACTTTTTTCTGAAAGATAATTCCTTCACCTTTTCAGTCGACGCGGTATATTTTAATGCTCCAACAAAATATGGTTTACAGGCTGAAGAAGATTTGATTCTCACTTCTTTCAAATACGATGATCTGATGAAGATGCTAGAACGAATTCCTAAGATGGCGCATCTTTATGAGATTGAAATGGCAAAGTTCATTAAGCAGCTAAGCGATAAATATTATCTTATACAATTTCAGTCAGCGCAAGACCGTTATAACTCCATGCTGAAAAGATATCCGGATATACTTCTGCATGTTTCCTTAGGACATGTAGCCTCTTACCTGGGTATCACTCAAGAGACTTTAAGCCGAATAAGAACAAAGTAA
- a CDS encoding GH92 family glycosyl hydrolase has protein sequence MNTNTFKYLGFILLLTISLYSCNQTEEEKNYAMLVNSTLGSKGKGFGEAERYLEAGYTFPGPMLPFGMVQFTTTFFDENKGFVINQMSGAGCHNMGNLPMLPIPGEITESPNDMMGFIPEIQIKDAHAGYYQASLFKSINCELSATTRTGIARIQFNESDKGTILIGSGINSTTVTDAQVKITGPNSFEGYADGGNFCGADSNYKIYFSGQFNTDALKSGVWMNDTLKSESEASGNNSGVYFTFETNEPVLYKVGISYVSIENAKLNLQTENPDWSFNTVRNSAEDEWNQVLKSIDVSGGSEDKTILFYSSLYHCFAHPSIFNDVNGQYIGSDFTIHQVEDGNYYTAFSNWDTYRTQIQLLSMLFPERASEMVSSLLLFAEQSGGGLPRWVCANFETGIMQGDPSSALIANAYAFGAKNFDTSKALEIMRRGAEQPGTKSQKTETRPHLDQYLQQGYISEWMGASIMLEYTNADLAIAQFARQAFSDEAVYQNYLKRSENWKNIYNPESTWLQSRFADGSWKAQTEDWREASYKNYFWMIPYDLPTLVDTIGGAEVAEKRLDEFFVKLNANYHEEFFAAGNEPSFQAPWSYNWLSVPFKTQSIVRRIVNEQYSNRDSGLPGNDDMGAMAAWYVFANIGLYPMIPGVGGYSVNSPMFPETTITLGNGKKLLISGGSEQMQYIDGLSINEKEWESTWLPLSEVENGGVIQFSLTKTPSIWGSKISPPVFTDIQ, from the coding sequence ATGAATACGAATACCTTCAAATATCTTGGATTTATATTGTTATTGACAATTTCTCTTTATTCATGTAACCAGACGGAAGAAGAAAAGAATTATGCCATGTTGGTCAATTCAACTTTAGGATCAAAAGGTAAAGGATTTGGAGAAGCAGAACGATACCTCGAAGCTGGATATACCTTCCCGGGTCCGATGTTGCCCTTTGGAATGGTTCAGTTCACAACTACTTTTTTTGATGAAAATAAAGGTTTTGTAATCAATCAAATGAGTGGTGCCGGATGTCATAATATGGGAAACCTGCCCATGCTGCCTATACCCGGAGAAATCACTGAATCACCCAATGATATGATGGGATTCATTCCTGAAATTCAAATCAAGGATGCTCATGCGGGTTATTATCAGGCTTCTCTTTTTAAATCTATTAACTGCGAATTATCTGCAACAACCCGCACAGGGATTGCCCGCATTCAGTTTAATGAATCTGATAAAGGGACAATACTAATTGGTAGCGGAATTAATTCAACTACTGTCACTGATGCTCAGGTAAAAATTACCGGACCCAACAGCTTTGAAGGATATGCTGATGGCGGTAATTTCTGCGGTGCTGACAGTAACTACAAAATTTATTTTTCTGGTCAGTTTAATACAGATGCTCTTAAATCGGGTGTATGGATGAATGATACACTAAAATCAGAATCAGAGGCTTCAGGCAATAATTCGGGTGTCTACTTTACATTCGAAACCAATGAACCTGTTTTGTACAAAGTTGGTATATCGTACGTTTCAATAGAAAATGCAAAATTGAATTTGCAAACTGAGAATCCGGATTGGAGTTTTAATACAGTTCGAAATTCAGCTGAAGATGAGTGGAATCAGGTATTAAAATCGATTGATGTTTCAGGTGGATCTGAAGATAAAACCATCTTATTCTATTCCAGTTTATACCATTGCTTTGCCCATCCCAGTATTTTTAATGATGTAAATGGCCAATACATAGGATCTGATTTTACTATACATCAGGTTGAAGATGGTAATTATTACACAGCCTTTAGTAACTGGGATACGTATCGCACACAGATTCAGTTGTTAAGTATGTTGTTTCCGGAACGTGCTTCTGAAATGGTTTCCAGTCTTTTATTATTTGCAGAGCAATCAGGCGGAGGACTTCCCAGATGGGTATGTGCTAACTTCGAGACAGGCATCATGCAAGGTGATCCGTCATCAGCTTTAATTGCGAATGCTTATGCCTTTGGAGCAAAGAATTTTGATACATCCAAGGCCCTGGAAATAATGAGGAGAGGTGCTGAACAGCCTGGAACAAAATCTCAAAAGACAGAGACCAGGCCTCATCTCGACCAGTATTTACAACAAGGCTATATATCAGAATGGATGGGTGCTTCTATCATGCTGGAGTACACGAATGCTGATCTTGCAATTGCTCAGTTTGCCCGCCAGGCTTTTAGTGATGAAGCGGTTTATCAAAACTATCTGAAAAGATCTGAGAATTGGAAAAATATTTACAATCCCGAATCAACGTGGCTTCAATCACGTTTTGCTGATGGTAGTTGGAAAGCTCAGACTGAAGATTGGAGAGAAGCAAGTTATAAAAATTACTTCTGGATGATTCCATATGATCTACCAACGTTAGTAGATACTATCGGAGGTGCTGAAGTGGCAGAGAAACGTTTGGATGAGTTTTTTGTGAAACTAAATGCCAACTATCACGAGGAGTTTTTTGCAGCAGGTAACGAGCCAAGTTTTCAGGCACCTTGGTCATACAACTGGTTGAGTGTACCATTTAAAACTCAATCCATCGTGCGGAGAATTGTCAATGAACAATATTCAAATCGCGACAGTGGCTTGCCTGGCAATGATGATATGGGAGCAATGGCTGCCTGGTATGTATTTGCCAATATTGGTTTATATCCTATGATACCCGGAGTTGGTGGGTACTCTGTTAACAGTCCCATGTTTCCGGAAACAACCATCACACTCGGAAATGGTAAGAAATTATTGATCTCCGGTGGATCTGAGCAAATGCAATACATTGATGGGCTATCAATAAATGAGAAAGAATGGGAATCAACATGGTTACCACTGTCAGAAGTGGAAAACGGAGGTGTAATTCAATTCTCATTAACAAAAACACCTTCTATATGGGGTTCAAAAATATCTCCACCAGTATTTACAGATATTCAATAA